Proteins encoded together in one Telopea speciosissima isolate NSW1024214 ecotype Mountain lineage chromosome 6, Tspe_v1, whole genome shotgun sequence window:
- the LOC122665650 gene encoding secreted RxLR effector protein 161-like, translated as MLSGFSCNPGKEHCDALTRLMRYLKGTLRYASHYTGHPPILEGYSDTSWCSDLGDSKSTSGYVFTLDGAAVGWKSKRQTCIALSSIESELIALASAEDEAEWIKDLIMDIPLRSLKLNSLSIFCDNQATKTIVNNSFFN; from the coding sequence atgctgagtggATTCAGTTGTAATCCTGGCAAAGAGCATTGTGATGCTCTAACGAGGCtcatgagataccttaagggtactctaaGGTATGCCTCACactatactggacatcctccaattTTAGAAGGATATTCTGATACCTCGTGGTGCTCAGATTTAGGAGACAGTAAATCTACCAGTGGATATGTATTTACACTGGATGGAGCAGCTGTTGGatggaaatccaaaagacagacttgtattgctctgtcatctatagAATCAGAACTTAttgctctagcttctgcagaagatgaagcagagtggatcaAAGATCTGattatggatattccattgagaagTTTGAAGTTAAACTCTCTATCTAttttctgtgataatcaagctacaAAAACAATAGTTAATAACTCATTCTTTAATTGA